The region GACCAGGATTTTAAACAAATacactaacaacaacaataaaaataacaattatgcctcaatcccaaacaggATGGGatcagctatatgaatcctcgtTGACAAATGCCTTGATAAAAAAGGAATGCAATAGCTTCCCGACGCTTATTATTTCTTGCCAGAATCACTCTAAGATGATGTGGAACTAGAAAATAAGTTGTGaatattatacaaaaaaaatgaaatcaaatttGTCTTGCATCAATGACAAGTACATAAATAGTGATACAAATATGACTTCAACATGCCAGAAAGTATTTGCCTTCACTCAATAATCCACAAAAAATACATGATGTGAGCTTCCAAGATCATCTTATTCTCCTTCACTCAAAACTGGAACGATGAGTGGTTTCAACTGTGCAAGGTACACGATTGCCCACCTGTCCACAAAAAAACACAGAAACAATGAATTTTCTTCTCAGTGTCGACTGCTAAATCCCAATTTAATCAAAAGAGCAAAGAGATAATTACAACTCTCGTACATCTAACTTGTTATAACAATGACTTCTATTATTATGTTTAcacctcaatcccaaactaatTGGGGTCAGTTTTATGAATCAATATGCATTATTCTCCATATGGAAATTTTTTAAcattaaacttttcattttacttttattGACATAAGCATAGAAATGTCATGACACTGAAACTAAGGTTCTAAGGGTACATTTGATATACTAAAAGTCAGCATTTCCTTCTCAGAAACAGTCAAACACggtcacataaaatgaaacggaAAGAATATTGAAAAGGAACAGGAGTCATTCTCCCTATTCTTTAGAAAGTCCAGAATTTATTAGTAAAGACATTCTTCTTAACGGGAAAACAAATAAACATAGCAACAATGAACTTCCATCATTGGATCACTAGTATTAGTGTAGTTCAGTTACTACATCACATTAATTTAAGGGACAACCCAGTAACATTGATGGCAAACCAAAAAAGTGGCTACAAATAAGTTGCTTGTCAAGTGACAAATTACATGGGAGGCTAAGGAAGCTTATCGAAGACAAAAGCAAAATTAGCACTTCTGCTTAGCAGAACTAGCAAACATATCCTGAAAGTGACGACTCACTCAAAAAATAGAATCACACACCAACAGAATTGTTTTGGTGGCTAAAGCAGAACAATGGTCCAAACATACATACTAGTTAACTTTTAACAATTAACTTTTAACAATGTAAGACAGAGGAAAGCAGACTAATATTCCAGGCATTGCCCATTGATGGAGCTCACAATTACTTGTTTCCATGCATTAAAGGATAGAAGGCATATAGTCATTGCTTCTTGATTCACCATACTGGagaatgactattttttttcaGGAATACGCTTAATAGAAGTTGGGGGTTTATTCAGAGCCACCATAAGGCTTTTCACAACGACTAATGAAACAAGCATTTGTTAGGAGAGTTCTGTAGATTTAACTTACACAAATATTAATGAAAGAACTTCCCTACCACATCATTATCATCCACTATACCCACACACAAAGCAGGACGACGAGAGAGAGAGTTTGTGCGAGTGCGAAAAAAAGGTAGTTCCCACAAGTCTTGAGACAAGCATCAAGACCAATGGAAGAAAATTGAGCTTGATTCATGTTCCAATATAGAGAGGCAAAGCAGAAGAAGCAAAAGTAGCTGGCAGCCCCATGATTCTTGagaagaaaattacaaaaataatcAACTCAAGGATAAACATTGAAAATCGTACGACGTACATTTAAAAAAGAACCGTCACAATGCATTCATCTATCAAGTAAGAGAGGAAAATAATGGTGCTGCAGGCACGACCCAGGATTTTGACGCAGAGGGGGCAGCACTAATGACCAAATGCCTTAATATTGACATGTCAATTGTTACTGTCAAAGTTTGGCGTGCAACTCTTTGAGAACTTAATAATTATGATAAGGTATTAGTAAAATAGTATAAAGTATAAACTTCAACATTGGAAGAAGGAGAATGTGTTTACAATGGGGAAAAGATTTGATTTGGggctgcttcttcttcttcttctctctctctctctttttttttttttttttgtgagtgtgtgtgttttttttggggggggggtgtggggggggggggtggattAAGGGAggacaaaagaataaaaaagaagaagttgtgggcttattaatttttttgtagaGAATCTAcaaaacaaactcaacaaaaaaatagaaactAAACTGCTATAGCCAGGCTCGAACCCAGGTTTCATGTAAGGACATAAGGGGCCCAACAACCAATTGCACCAAAGTAGTGGATATACATCAGGGGTCCTTTTAAATATACATACGTTTTTACGGTGTATACaccctatatatacaatgtTTTTCCGAGGTTAGCGGTGGCACGTGACCCCCATCCTAATAAGGTGGGTCCGCCTCTGGTTCCAGGAAAGAGGgagatctctctctctcttttttttttttttttttttaattggataTGCTACTGTGGCGACTCAAACCCAAAACTGTAAGGTTGGAGGTGGAGGGTACTTTCCTGTTGCGCTACCCTCTCTTGTCCGCCACATAATCACGGAAGATCGTGAATAAACTCAAACACATTTCTTGCTCCAAAATGAGGAACTTGAAAAGTATGGAATGCATATAGCAACCTACATCAGATCGACTAAAAAAGAAGCATTTATGTGTTTCATCTATAAGACGTAATTAGATAATTATAAGGATCAGCCCCACTTgcgggattacactgggtatgttgttattgtagaTAATTATAAGGATCAGCTAAGGGATTTGTGAAGCTAGGCTAGAATTCACAAAGAATAGTTGCTTAACATTACAAAAGAAGATTTTTGTCAGAAAAATTAACTACACTTTCAAACTTTAGCTTTTATATGACCTCACCTGATGGGGAAAAATCTAAGCCTCTGAAATTTAAGCAAAGAAGGAATATctccatatatttttttttttagtagattCCAGTATACAGGACGCAATTATGCATATATTTCGTAGTCAAAACCAACATCCAAGGTCATCCTAGGAAGACAATCATCATCTAAATCCTCTCACGGAGTTTATGGGACAACAATCATGTTATTTAGAAGTTCTGATTATTGATTACTTAGCTCTGTCATGGAGCCGGCCCACCCCTCAAATGAGTTATAATTTCTCCACCTTAgcttaatttaaatattttatgtggAAGTCAAGCAGATGTGATAGCACAAGCAATAACTAGTCAAGCAAGACACAAATTCCTCAGCAAAATGTATTCTTATAGGTAGCCCACACTTTGCATTAGTAATTGCTCTATTATAAAATCCCTTCGAACAATAAAAGATTAGATACTGGAAGCACGGCGATGCAAATTCAGGGAAAAATCTTACTAGTACTAGGCTTCAAGTCAAAGACATGAACTCATGCTGCCATGTTTTGAGGATATAATATCTGTTTTATGTCTTATTTGGATTTACTATGTCATATTTGTGCATGTGCAGGTGTGTGTGAGCGTGTGGgcagtgtgtgtgtgtgtgtgtgtgtgtgtgagagagagagagagagagagagagagagagaagggggAAGCAAACTCACATCATCCAACAGCATACTGTAGCGGTAATTATCAATGTCATGTGTAACCTGCATCACAAAATTCAATTAGCTATTAAGAATCGAAAATATTTCAGCAGAAAGATACTTGCACAGAATTAAATACATCATCTATTGAATCCTGGAGACCTCAATAGAGTAATTaagacaaaataagaaaaaataaacagCGGaccaacaaaataataattgcATTCTCAAGTTCAATTGCATATTTGCGTTTGCTTCTTTTGTTATTTGAAATGCAGTATCATGAAATGTAATATGAGTCAACTTTAATTTAATATCTAAAAACTATCAAGAACTTCATGATATAGAGTAGtgataaaattagataatcacTGTCTGGCATCTGACTTAATAGCCATTGACCAGGATATGTGTCAAATGCTAGAAAACAAATAAGCCTTGAATTAAAGGCATACAATTAGTATAATTATCTAAAGGAAAGAGGGAACGGACAGTGAGAATAGCTGACAGCACTAATGAAACTTAACACCAAAACACAATACTAACACTAATTCCTCTAAACTACCCCCACCCCACTAAAGGATTACAATTTTTCTCTGCAATGCAAAGCAGGGGAGGAGCTACCGTTCTGCCTACGGGTTTGGCATAACCCAATAGCTTTGAGCCAGACGATGTATTTGTGTCTAAAAATCCACTTGATATGTATAATAATTTGCTTAGAACTCGTCAAGTTGTCTTTTCTAGAATTCAAAATCCATAAACTCAAGACCGTAGCTCTGGCCCTCTGATATGCCTGAAACTATGTTTTCTTtatacaacaaaccaaacaagCTCTAATAATAACAACAGGCAATGAAATCGAAACCAAATGCCATATCAGTAATGCAAAATTTTGTATCATCCAGAGTTTTATACCAGAAATCAAGTGTAGTATTAATAACTCAAACTTCTATGTAAAGATCATCTTTTTTTCATACACGACAAACATAACAAGCCCTAAATACATTATAATAAGCAatatttgaagaaaacaatAACATATGGACCAAATTGACCATACAGATTAGTTGAAGGCTCTCTATTTCAGCAAATTCTGGCACATAGTAGCACAATAATTAAATACGAATATATTGCGGTCAAACATTTTGttgtttgactctcaaaatacGAGTAGTATCACATAAATGGGGACAATGGGAGTATTAAACACCCAAACTTCTATGTAAAGATCATCTTTTTTTCATACACATCAAACACAACAAGCCCTAAATGAATTACAATaagcaaaaattgaagaaaaccaAAACATATGGACCAAATTGACCATACAGATTAGATGAAGGCCCTCTATTGCAGCAAATTCTGGCACATAGTAGAAACTACGTAAAGaatactataagtcacaat is a window of Lycium ferocissimum isolate CSIRO_LF1 chromosome 12, AGI_CSIRO_Lferr_CH_V1, whole genome shotgun sequence DNA encoding:
- the LOC132040271 gene encoding V-type proton ATPase subunit e1-like → MGFLVTTLIFVVIGVIASLCARICCNRGPSTNLLHMTLIITATVCCWMMWAIVYLAQLKPLIVPVLSEGE